A genomic stretch from Pelotomaculum schinkii includes:
- a CDS encoding M56 family metallopeptidase, with translation MIENILRLLLQITLTSSLLIAVLLVLRMVFRGKLRPTWQYAVWILVLIRLLIPLNISSPFSVMNIIQPPPITTVETHGSDLQTFSSPFIEPLTYSEPQSNTAVQVRTEKNTSYIEKIDLFQMLFILWVIGALAVFVYMLILNRVFLRRLRQSAIELSFDQIPFYRDLCRQVGIKTPLPVVISHHLTSPCLVGLFRSYIAITPEAKTDRTILRHVLLHELCHFKQKDNLFSLLRNICCIIYWFNPLVWMAALASRDDSELSCDDRVLRYLDEKESLEYGHTLLILFNACHKKVAILNTATAMANGKSRIKTRISMIINRPKTLKTISVLAAGLVILLGVMTLTSAKADDQQNQGATIQVVGDGGLTLSDKAGASPMLNEAGSQRTLDIESLRLLANGELTFSDIINGYKADEVVKDETYHYTAWRYTLDNGLRFDLHYIQEKNLPDRYTASLSHSGSNYIFFPCRAESLERFLMACAQGDQYSLKAYASFDAKKVAEIEYDEAKQAAASLRVFDEGRIYTLDESGLFGRVCWSPDSVYGAFINMKTLDGKSGRDYCAYLYDSQNHQFYRLVNPKTVLAAFNERGIFDQEVSGIYLRPRIQWSPDGKKLLLSCYPAINGNHIVAYLVYNVAQNAVEDIVMQEVPKTLDEALSWEW, from the coding sequence ATGATAGAGAATATTTTACGCCTTTTACTGCAAATTACTTTGACCTCATCCCTGTTGATTGCCGTACTGCTGGTATTGCGCATGGTGTTTAGGGGAAAACTACGACCCACCTGGCAATATGCGGTTTGGATTTTGGTACTCATACGGCTTCTGATCCCGTTGAATATCTCCAGCCCATTCAGTGTTATGAACATTATCCAACCTCCGCCTATTACAACGGTTGAAACCCATGGATCGGATCTGCAAACATTTTCTTCTCCTTTTATTGAGCCACTGACATATTCCGAGCCGCAAAGCAACACAGCGGTACAGGTTAGAACTGAAAAAAATACTAGTTATATAGAAAAAATCGACTTGTTCCAAATGCTGTTTATCTTATGGGTAATCGGTGCTTTGGCTGTGTTTGTATACATGCTAATCCTGAACAGGGTATTCCTACGCAGGTTGCGCCAGTCGGCTATAGAGCTATCATTTGACCAGATCCCCTTCTACCGTGACCTATGCCGGCAGGTCGGGATAAAAACTCCATTGCCGGTTGTTATTTCCCATCACTTGACTTCCCCTTGCCTGGTCGGCCTGTTTCGCTCTTACATTGCCATCACGCCGGAGGCCAAAACAGACAGGACAATACTAAGACATGTATTGCTGCATGAGCTTTGCCACTTCAAACAGAAAGACAATCTTTTCTCTCTGCTTCGGAATATTTGTTGTATTATTTACTGGTTTAATCCCCTGGTATGGATGGCGGCTCTGGCTTCCCGCGATGATTCCGAATTAAGCTGCGATGACCGGGTGTTGCGTTACCTGGATGAAAAGGAAAGCCTTGAATATGGTCATACACTCCTTATCTTGTTTAACGCCTGTCACAAGAAAGTTGCCATTCTTAATACGGCTACAGCAATGGCAAACGGGAAAAGCAGAATTAAGACAAGAATTAGCATGATTATCAATCGCCCCAAGACATTAAAGACTATTTCGGTTCTGGCCGCAGGGCTGGTTATTTTACTGGGCGTGATGACTTTAACGAGCGCCAAGGCTGATGATCAGCAAAACCAGGGAGCAACCATACAAGTGGTGGGTGACGGGGGGCTAACCTTGTCCGATAAGGCAGGTGCTTCCCCTATGTTAAACGAAGCCGGTAGCCAACGCACCTTGGATATAGAGTCACTGCGCCTGCTGGCAAATGGAGAATTAACTTTTAGCGATATAATCAACGGCTATAAGGCCGATGAAGTGGTAAAAGATGAGACCTATCACTATACGGCATGGCGTTACACCCTGGATAACGGTTTGCGCTTTGATTTGCACTATATCCAGGAAAAAAACTTGCCTGATCGATATACCGCCTCGCTCAGCCACAGTGGATCAAATTACATATTTTTTCCCTGTCGGGCGGAATCACTGGAACGATTTCTGATGGCCTGCGCTCAAGGGGACCAATATTCTTTAAAAGCCTATGCGAGTTTTGATGCTAAAAAGGTTGCCGAGATAGAGTATGATGAGGCAAAACAAGCGGCGGCAAGCTTAAGGGTTTTCGATGAGGGCCGGATCTATACTCTGGATGAAAGCGGTTTATTCGGACGGGTCTGCTGGTCACCCGACAGCGTTTACGGGGCGTTTATCAATATGAAGACTTTGGATGGAAAGTCGGGAAGGGACTATTGTGCTTATCTGTACGATTCCCAAAACCATCAGTTTTATAGGCTGGTAAACCCGAAGACAGTTCTGGCGGCGTTCAACGAACGCGGTATATTTGATCAAGAAGTCAGCGGAATCTACCTTCGTCCTCGCATCCAATGGTCGCCGGACGGTAAAAAACTGCTTCTTTCCTGTTATCCTGCGATTAATGGCAACCATATTGTTGCTTACTTAGTCTACAATGTTGCTCAAAATGCGGTGGAAGATATCGTCATGCAAGAGGTCCCGAAAACACTTGACGAGGCGCTATCCTGGGAGTGGTGA
- a CDS encoding BlaI/MecI/CopY family transcriptional regulator, with translation MISKKVTLSDAEWKIMRLLWESSPLSCRQIEDALKEETGWTRHDIFSFLKRMEAKDALRREDANPQLYYPLLDYNEAVTGETRSFVGKLWNGNLGLMVSTMIKNEQLDEEEIDELMKALQEAKQSKEGGQV, from the coding sequence ATGATAAGCAAGAAGGTTACCCTTTCAGACGCGGAATGGAAGATTATGAGGCTCCTTTGGGAAAGCTCACCCCTTTCCTGCCGCCAAATTGAAGATGCGCTTAAGGAGGAAACCGGCTGGACCAGACATGACATCTTTTCCTTTCTCAAGCGCATGGAAGCCAAGGACGCATTGCGAAGGGAGGATGCCAATCCGCAGCTTTATTATCCTTTGCTGGACTACAATGAAGCCGTGACCGGGGAAACCCGTTCTTTTGTAGGAAAACTGTGGAACGGAAACTTGGGCCTGATGGTATCCACCATGATAAAAAATGAGCAGTTGGACGAGGAAGAAATCGATGAACTGATGAAAGCACTTCAAGAAGCAAAACAATCAAAGGAAGGCGGCCAAGTATGA
- a CDS encoding LCP family protein, producing the protein MLLIIGLSVLAIFFTLGFVIGTYFNRPPGLNQGYGMTSLENGDGPVMPDKGYKDGFYTFLVIGTDKDGYHTDTIMVVSLDTVGHKINIVSVPRDTQVDVPRNPKKINDAYAVGGVEQLKEEIKSILGFSPHYYIVVDLEAFKELVDAIGGVKFSVPQDMNWDDPAQDLHIHLKKGLQILDGNKALQLVRYRNYINADIGRIEIQQHFLMALVDELLTGSNISKIPEFADIFQQHVETDLSLRDMQWFARQVMQLDPEKDFTVQTLPYSSFGDYQGHNYVYLSAKEVISLVNRTINPYIRAITKEDIKIIRMED; encoded by the coding sequence TTGTTGTTAATAATAGGTTTATCTGTACTGGCAATTTTTTTTACACTTGGTTTTGTTATAGGGACGTACTTCAACCGTCCACCGGGACTTAACCAAGGCTATGGTATGACCAGTTTGGAGAACGGAGACGGGCCGGTTATGCCAGACAAAGGTTACAAGGATGGCTTTTATACATTTCTGGTGATAGGAACTGACAAAGACGGCTATCACACTGACACCATTATGGTTGTTTCCTTGGATACTGTCGGCCATAAGATCAATATTGTCTCAGTGCCAAGAGACACGCAGGTGGATGTGCCGCGAAATCCCAAAAAGATCAATGATGCCTATGCTGTTGGTGGCGTGGAGCAATTAAAAGAAGAAATTAAATCCATATTGGGTTTTTCACCCCATTACTATATTGTGGTAGACCTTGAAGCTTTTAAAGAGTTGGTCGATGCCATAGGGGGAGTGAAATTCTCTGTTCCCCAAGACATGAATTGGGATGACCCGGCCCAGGACTTGCACATTCATCTTAAAAAGGGCTTGCAAATTTTGGATGGGAACAAGGCTTTGCAGTTGGTGAGATACAGGAATTACATAAACGCCGACATAGGCCGTATAGAAATACAACAGCATTTTCTTATGGCCTTGGTTGATGAATTGTTAACCGGTTCCAACATTTCTAAAATTCCTGAATTTGCCGATATCTTTCAACAGCATGTGGAAACCGATTTGTCGCTGCGAGATATGCAATGGTTCGCCCGCCAGGTTATGCAGCTTGACCCGGAAAAAGATTTTACGGTGCAAACCCTGCCTTACAGCAGTTTTGGGGACTACCAAGGACATAATTATGTATATCTGTCGGCAAAAGAGGTAATCAGCTTGGTAAACCGGACAATTAATCCCTATATCCGTGCCATTACCAAGGAAGATATAAAGATTATAAGAATGGAGGACTGA
- a CDS encoding RNA polymerase sigma factor: MKPHSHEEHKRHTFDSFCKKILKHEARDYYDELKRRRKHEISLDELSEKDWEQLAVMDEYFKDTYSFRVLGHDITVSDERIGEALKVLPTNKRDIILLSYFLDMTDREIGELLNLVRRTVAYRRTSTLRELKKFMEGKADE; this comes from the coding sequence ATGAAGCCTCATTCCCACGAAGAACACAAGCGGCACACCTTTGACAGCTTTTGCAAAAAGATACTCAAGCATGAAGCCCGCGACTATTACGACGAGTTGAAAAGACGCAGAAAACATGAAATATCTTTGGACGAGCTGTCCGAAAAGGATTGGGAGCAGTTGGCCGTCATGGACGAGTATTTCAAGGATACATACAGCTTTCGCGTGTTGGGCCACGACATCACCGTGTCAGATGAACGCATAGGCGAAGCTCTGAAAGTCTTGCCAACGAACAAGCGCGACATTATCCTGCTGTCTTATTTCCTTGACATGACGGACAGGGAAATCGGGGAACTCTTGAACCTTGTCCGGCGTACCGTTGCCTATCGTCGGACAAGCACTTTGCGGGAATTAAAAAAATTCATGGAGGGAAAAGCGGATGAATAG
- a CDS encoding helix-turn-helix domain-containing protein, whose protein sequence is MAAAAGGDINAINTVLKHYEGYIAALSTRQLYDENGNPHLCVDPEMRRRLGTKLITKILTFRVA, encoded by the coding sequence ATTGCGGCTGCGGCTGGCGGCGACATCAACGCAATCAACACCGTTCTAAAACACTACGAGGGGTATATTGCTGCATTGTCCACAAGGCAGCTTTACGACGAAAACGGCAATCCCCATCTGTGCGTAGACCCTGAAATGCGACGCAGACTGGGAACCAAACTCATAACCAAAATCCTGACGTTCAGGGTAGCTTAA
- a CDS encoding helix-turn-helix domain-containing protein, whose product MLKSNEAYKLIFQEYPDVVNVEQMCEMLGGISTKTAYRLLRQNQIKHFKIGRTYKIPKLHIFEYLAVVQESDA is encoded by the coding sequence TTGCTGAAAAGCAATGAAGCATATAAGCTGATTTTTCAGGAATACCCGGATGTGGTCAATGTGGAGCAAATGTGTGAAATGCTTGGCGGTATCAGCACAAAAACCGCATACCGCCTTTTGCGGCAAAATCAGATTAAGCATTTCAAAATAGGGAGAACGTATAAAATCCCCAAGCTCCATATTTTTGAATACCTGGCGGTCGTGCAGGAATCCGATGCGTAA
- a CDS encoding tyrosine-type recombinase/integrase, whose protein sequence is MVTGHLREKNGYFQMILTYKDMNGKRQTKSVSTGLPVKGNKKRAEALLWKTRQEFNPDTGMSDKNALFADFLKKWLQEVINRVDADTYALYAYDAKTFIIPYFKDTAVTVVKIKPGDIEGYYQYERTEKNALNTALLQYHEVIKEALAYAVELELIRDNPADKVNPISGEVRMLFTDFLLEWLEMIKHNVEMTTYASYAVCIKSCIIPYFEGFKLTLKDVTPKHIQDYYQYELNEKGLSACTVIHRHANIRKALQYAFKVGLIAFNPADRIERPKPGKFVASIYDSNELEALFAVVKNKPIELAVILGAFYGLRRSEIVGLKWDAIDFGKKTLTIKHTVTEVRVDGKAIIVEKDRTKTKSSHRTLPLVEPFEKLLRRLKEEQERNQKVCGKTYCREYIGYIYVNELGERIKPGYITQNFALTLKNHGLKKIRFHDLRHSCASLLYANGVSLKEIQEWLGHSDISTTSNIYTHLDFSSKVASANAIIGIYPS, encoded by the coding sequence ATGGTAACAGGACACCTGCGAGAAAAAAATGGCTATTTCCAGATGATCCTCACCTATAAGGATATGAACGGAAAGCGCCAAACCAAGTCTGTCAGCACGGGACTTCCCGTCAAGGGGAATAAAAAGCGCGCCGAAGCGCTGCTTTGGAAAACCAGGCAAGAGTTTAATCCCGACACGGGAATGAGTGACAAAAACGCTTTGTTTGCCGACTTCCTAAAAAAATGGCTGCAGGAGGTTATCAACAGAGTGGACGCCGACACCTACGCCCTCTATGCGTACGATGCCAAAACCTTCATCATCCCTTACTTTAAGGATACCGCCGTTACGGTGGTGAAAATAAAGCCGGGGGACATCGAAGGCTACTATCAGTACGAGAGAACAGAAAAAAACGCTTTAAACACCGCCCTGCTCCAATATCACGAGGTCATCAAGGAAGCCTTGGCCTATGCCGTGGAGCTTGAATTAATTAGGGATAATCCGGCCGACAAGGTAAACCCGATTTCCGGCGAGGTGCGGATGCTGTTTACCGACTTCCTGCTGGAATGGCTGGAGATGATCAAGCACAATGTGGAAATGACCACCTACGCCTCTTACGCTGTTTGCATCAAGAGCTGTATTATTCCTTACTTTGAGGGCTTCAAGCTTACGTTGAAAGATGTAACGCCGAAGCACATCCAGGACTATTATCAGTACGAGCTGAACGAGAAAGGCTTAAGCGCCTGCACGGTGATCCACCGCCATGCCAACATTCGCAAGGCATTGCAGTACGCTTTCAAGGTGGGCCTGATCGCCTTTAACCCCGCCGACCGGATTGAGCGGCCCAAACCCGGGAAATTCGTAGCCAGTATTTATGATTCCAACGAATTGGAAGCCTTGTTCGCCGTCGTGAAAAACAAGCCGATAGAGCTGGCCGTTATCTTGGGCGCGTTTTACGGACTGCGCCGCAGTGAAATCGTCGGGCTGAAATGGGACGCGATTGACTTTGGAAAAAAGACGCTGACCATCAAGCACACCGTAACCGAGGTAAGGGTGGACGGAAAAGCCATCATCGTGGAAAAGGACCGGACCAAAACCAAGTCCAGCCACCGTACCCTGCCGCTGGTAGAGCCCTTTGAAAAGCTTCTCCGGCGGCTGAAGGAAGAGCAGGAGCGCAATCAAAAAGTATGTGGAAAAACCTATTGCCGTGAGTATATCGGCTACATCTACGTGAACGAGTTGGGAGAACGGATCAAGCCGGGCTATATCACCCAGAATTTCGCGCTCACGCTGAAAAACCACGGCCTCAAAAAAATCCGCTTTCACGACCTGCGCCATAGCTGCGCCAGTTTGTTGTACGCCAACGGAGTCAGTCTGAAAGAGATCCAGGAGTGGCTGGGGCACAGTGATATTTCCACCACCTCGAACATCTACACCCACCTGGATTTCAGTTCCAAGGTCGCTTCGGCCAACGCCATCATCGGCATATATCCCTCCTGA